In Pedobacter sp. SL55, the following proteins share a genomic window:
- a CDS encoding bestrophin family protein, whose product MINYNPKEWLSFIFKFHKADTFHKLWKLMLSVSVFSGIIAYLELNHIKLAETTYIKNVGMMHNLLGFVISMLLVFRTNTSYDRWWEGRRLLGGLVNVSRNFAIRLNALNLNADDKAFFKYAIPKYAFALKEHLREKQYFGKDNILIEIDGGKHIPNQVAVSITNKLFYLSREGKITGEQLITLSTDSTQFTDICGACERIKNTPIPYSYSAFIKKFIFVYVITLPFGWVFSLGYFVVAIVPFILYVLASLELIAEEIENPFGTDANDLPVDEIANNIEKHVGEILS is encoded by the coding sequence ATGATTAATTACAACCCAAAAGAATGGCTTAGTTTTATTTTTAAGTTTCACAAGGCTGATACTTTTCACAAGCTTTGGAAGCTCATGCTAAGTGTTTCGGTGTTTTCTGGAATAATTGCCTATTTAGAGCTTAATCACATTAAACTGGCAGAAACTACCTACATCAAGAATGTGGGAATGATGCATAATCTTTTAGGTTTTGTAATTTCTATGCTCTTGGTGTTTAGAACCAATACCTCTTACGATAGATGGTGGGAAGGTAGAAGGTTATTGGGCGGTTTGGTAAATGTAAGTAGAAACTTTGCCATTAGGTTAAATGCACTTAACCTTAATGCAGACGATAAGGCTTTTTTCAAATACGCTATCCCAAAATATGCCTTTGCTTTGAAAGAACATTTACGTGAAAAACAATATTTTGGCAAAGACAACATTTTAATAGAAATTGATGGCGGAAAGCACATTCCGAACCAAGTTGCAGTAAGTATTACCAATAAACTTTTTTATTTAAGTAGAGAGGGTAAAATTACTGGAGAACAGCTGATTACTTTAAGTACAGATAGCACGCAGTTTACAGATATTTGCGGTGCTTGCGAGCGAATTAAAAACACACCAATCCCATATTCTTACAGTGCATTTATTAAGAAGTTTATCTTTGTCTATGTAATTACTTTACCATTTGGATGGGTGTTTAGCTTAGGTTATTTTGTGGTAGCCATTGTGCCGTTTATCCTATATGTATTGGCCAGTTTAGAGTTAATTGCCGAAGAAATTGAAAATCCATTTGGTACCGACGCCAACGATTTACCTGTAGATGAAATAGCAAACAATATTGAAAAGCATGTAGGGGAGATTTTAAGTTAG